From Rhinatrema bivittatum chromosome 5, aRhiBiv1.1, whole genome shotgun sequence, the proteins below share one genomic window:
- the AKAP11 gene encoding A-kinase anchor protein 11 isoform X4: METYSKMKGSQMKPRISVKKENFTEDMLHSVKALLKSRKELCNVLAGEWLKEGDEENVIEITFLGFADETDASYVQELAAVSVELSDLAKSLHFCSLNDNEVIFLKDVKKPSQKADGPLLSHYFSGVICVMRTSPTLPKLKVDSVFSLLSKYSAGIRYTVDLHALEKQHSQTSHGEDDDTNQSVSSIEDDFVTAFEHLEEEELSANHDNTGSSCSISRNQRDAASQTILGHCLEDTGSKIIVSSLCRKSSAKPASPITNIMGIKKLSSSMKSSVTTLISDSWKQKSFYRPRNPSDQGSYMLHKTMFPSSPAESSESECSSPSPVIFLDEEGYQKSLKAKLELPNIPVIKDGIEDSDSELSEFFDSFDQFDELDQSLESTYKLIKEPILGKPPQKRKLAQEKLCSTTTTMNPQKFKFDRPTLPANVRKPTPRKAESPYSSICDALDSSCPVKSPSEDTGALFSPVRSSAFSPLGSCATDFLCQIDSSRDRVSQNGDISYNTFSDFANGVSFEILDSLFHSQSTSAQKHKGGISCCGQATSKNEVKAVKLKRKSFGKETDRKVKSKHKPLMIKNSIQKFAAELVETSFGSAFKDLQKGVSSCTSALCHLAAKLTSSVFQMAFYEIGRRRAFLLKQRAINSLASFLVGEAMTGALRELQYVKKQMFTNTVARFAADLAEELVFEGIMEVCQFSHPPTPTTAQYQSFDYEDKVVRSYAKDLSESVIQEAFIELSQVDVTFTTQAAISVSVDNIKYVSAENMMQSTQTSNTIPYFQDKAGLTPNLLQESEKNCTIQQALFFTTGIVSSVPVPPAGRVLCQPPTVFHAQKATERTCQTSDDSLKVYNNSMQKTDRKNEEEVSSVRNVYLNSEHRQIVANSQHLHSHGDVKPKNEDVGVSNSTESNKHTSLKNYSGTMLDIVVNEAYEIISSSKVSKTVEDYADCLTRKIVPTSPPHSQPLDEGTSKNQFADHLAKHIVKCSVAETKSMLTNVCQPVISVENLQPTTINWSTKQITGVIKKQESEKQNIIPSVMQQQQMYLKFSIFPVPSSQYSLSANDCAQEHKEVDMLYSNTRFDSDVKRLNAEGFTDAASSPVKCLYNPLQKDDNQNTRMVSIGQENWNPLVNNPSTLMFSYGDALQMDDKPSTSDTNSTLVPTAPPPTPLISYPISSEWNLKKLTKKLKGELAKEFAPATPPSTPHNPSIMGLSDTEQDLIQKEEFILKLMRSLSEEAESSEDEHSGRLTETIKGSEKTINYADNLASNIISMATEMAAFCLDDKVLPGESDKKCSILRLLNERWGYATCMKNISEETLNSLWNYAGDLAGDVISDAKKMLSSRHCKLLRLKKVNCHIDCLYLRKNGKECRSKERLSAETDQWPRDVDLSVLSLSSSSSTAGLTSKYPSCESVTDEYADHVIRVLKKEGANSDLIMDQYAGRLAYRSIKSGLQHAARKMKLNYNKRIFPIRHSQGNTKCETLRLPNKKQNQEIDPKRQIRSGIIHHCEDPAYENSNMSKTECGDLLHFAESLAHTITCDVRKKLKMSAVCLPKSLTDSCLYRKSNLTEVAGNIVKTTFSKTLLPLSERSKLYHSTGSLNEYNYSDGLIQTIEQYARKVVDDTLEISLETVGLQAANRRKSIDRFLYAERLSPLSEVECRYCGIKEQPYSAGALSPSLLGQELPARIKKPSKSKHSSLSQKSRILHLDMPKIHIDLEQRAVFAERVVTAAIQKAERELSNMSLAADSGIGQDGISFAESLTTEIMTSAMSISQAVNISSVGKDGFQPAESVSQQMNLSVGDDSTGSWSNLSFEDEHPDESSSFLHLSDSDGAEDKEEELNNTIEVFGGRFGISGGRCG, encoded by the exons GAATTAGCAGCTGTTTCTGTGGAGCTCTCAGATCTTGCGAAATCACTCCACTTCTGCAGCCTAAATGATAATGAAGTAATTTTTCTGAAGGATGTCAAGAAGCCCTCGCAAAAAGCTGATGGACCTCTGCTTTCG CATTACTTTTCTGGCGTCATCTGTGTGATGAGAACATCGCCTACACTTCCAAAGCTCAAAGTAGATTCTGTATTTAGCCTTCTAAGCAAATACAGTGCAGGTATAAGGTACACAGTGGATCTTCACGCCTTAGAAAAACAGCACTCACAGACTTCCCACGGAGAGGATGATGACACAAACCAGTCAGTATCTTCTATTGAGGATGATTTTGTCACTGCCTTTGAACATTTAGAAGAAGAGGAGCTTTCAGCTAATCATGATAACACAg GTTCCAGCTGTAGCATATCAAGAAACCAGCGTGATGCTGCTTCACAGACTATCCTGGGACATTGTTTAGAAGATACTGGATCAAAGATCATTGTGAGCTCCTTGTGTCGGAAGTCTTCTGCCAAACCTGCTTCTCCTATAACAAACATCATGGGAATTAAGAAACTTTCCTCCTCTATGAAAAGTTCAGTCACAACCTTAATTTCTGACTCCTGGAAACAGAAGAGTTTCTACAGGCCTCGCAATCCTTCTGATCAAGGATCATATATGTTACACAAGACAATGTTCCCATCTTCTCCTGCTGAATCGTCTGAATCTGAATGTTCAAGCCCAAGTCCTGTCATTTTCCTAGATGAAGAGGGCTATCAAAAAAGCTTAAAGGCAAAACTTGAGCTACCTAATATTCCAGTCATAAAAGATGGTATTGAAGACTCTGATTCAGAGCTAAGTGAATTTTTTGATAGTTTTGACCAATTTGATGAACTAGATCAGTCTCTAGAAAGTACTTATAAGCTTATTAAGGAACCCATCCTGGGTAAACCACCTCAAAAAAGAAAGTTGGCACAAGAGAAGCTTTGTTCAACTACCACTACTATGAATCCTCAAAAGTTTAAGTTTGATCGTCCCACCCTACCAGCTAATGTAAGAAAACCGACTCCTCGTAAAGCAGAATCTCCATATAGCAGTATCTGTGATGCTCTAGACTCCTCTTGTCCAGTAAAATCACCTAGTGAAGATACTGGGGCTTTGTTCAGTCCTGTCAGATCCTCTGCTTTCAGTCCCTTGGGCAGTTGTGCAACTGATTTCCTCTGTCAAATAGATAGCAGTAGAGATAGAGTTAGTCAAAATGGTGATATTTCTTACAATACCTTTTCAGATTTTGCAAATGGTGTTTCGTTTGAAATACTGGATTCTCTTTTTCATTCACAGTCTACATCTGCACAGAAACATAAAGGGGGCATTTCCTGCTGTGGCCAGGCTACATCAAAAAATGAGGTGAAAGCAGTAAAACTCAAGCGCAAATCTTTTGGCAAAGAAACTGACAGGAAGGTTAAGTCTAAACACAAACCGCTGATGATTAAAAACAGCATACAGAAATTTGCTGCAGAGCTAGTTGAAACAAGTTTTGGCAGTGCATTTAAAGACTTACAAAAGGGAGTTTCCTCATGCACTAGTGCATTGTGTCACCTGGCTGCAAAGTTGACCTCATCTGTTTTTCAGATGGCTTTTTATGAGATTGGAAGAAGGCGAGCGTTCTTACTGAAGCAACGTGCCATTAATAGCTTGGCCAGTTTTTTGGTAGGTGAAGCTATGACTGGTGCACTTAGAGAGCTGCAGTATGTAAAGAAGCAGATGTTTACTAACACAGTTGCACGCTTCGCTGCAGACCTTGCGGAGGAGCTTGTTTTTGAAGGGATTATGGAAGTGTGCCAGTTTTCTCATCCACCAACCCCCACCACTGCTCAGTATCAGTCCTTTGACTACGAAGACAAAGTAGTGCGATCATATGCTAAAGATTTGTCTGAATCTGTTATTCAGGAAGCATTTATTGAATTGTCTCAAGTTGATGTAACATTTACAACACAAGCAGCAATTagtgtttctgtggataacataaAGTACGTAAGTGCAGAAAATATGATGCAGTCAACACAGACTTCCAACACCATCCCTTACTTTCAAGACAAAGCGGGGTTAACACCAAATCTGCTACAGGAATCAGAAAAAAATTGCACCATACAGCAAGCTTTGTTCTTTACTACTGGTATCGTAAGCTCTGTTCCAGTGCCTCCAGCAGGAAGGGTACTTTGCCAGCCGCCAACCGTATTTCATGCACAGAAAGCAACAGAAAGGACTTGCCAAACATCAGATGACAGCCTCAAAGTATATAACAATTCCATGCAAAAGACAGATCGAAAAAATGAGGAGGAAGTATCTTCTGTAAGAAATGTCTATCTGAATTCTGAACACAGGCAGATTGTTGCAAATAGTCAACATTTGCACAGCCACGGTGATGTTAAACCAAAAAATGAGGACGTTGGTGTGAGTAATAGTACAGAATCAAACAAACATACAAGCCTCAAAAATTACTCTGGGACAATGCTAGATATTGTTGTAAATGAAGCTTATGAAATAATAAGTTCATCCAAGGTGTCAAAAACAGTAGAAGACTATGCAGATTGTTTGACTAGAAAAATAGTACCTACATCACCACCTCATTCTCAGCCTTTAGATGAGGGAACATCTAAAAATCAGTTTGCTGATCATTTGGCCAAACATATTGTAAAATGTTCAGTTGCTGAAACCAAATCCATGTTAACCAATGTATGTCAGCCTGTAATATCTGTTGAAAATTTACAACCAACTACAATCAACTGGAGTACAAAACAAATTACTGGTGTAATTAAGAAACAAGAATCAGAAAAACAGAATATTATTCCTTCAGTCATGCAGCAGCAACAAATGTACCTCAAGTTTTCCATCTTTCCAGTGCCTTCTTCCCAGTATTCACTATCAGCAAATGATTGTGCCCAGGAACATAAGGAAGTAGACATGCTTTATTCAAATACTCGTTTTGATTCAGATGTTAAGAGGTTAAATGCAGAAGGATTTACTGATGCAGCAAGCTCTCCAGTAAAATGTTTATATAACCCATTGCAAAAGGATGATAACCAAAATACCCGTATGGTTTCAATTGGCCAAGAAAACTGGAATCCACTTGTGAATAACCCTTCCACTCTCATGTTTAGCTATGGAGACGCTTTGCAAATGGATGATAAACCAAGCACCAGTGACACAAATTCCACTCTGGTACCTACTGCACCTCCACCCACTCCTTTAATATCATATCCAATCAGCTCTGAATGGAATTTGAAGAAGTTAACTAAAAAACTCAAGGGAGAGTTAGCAAAGGAATTTGCTCCTGCCACCCCACCTTCCACACCTCACAATCCATCTATTATGGGCTTGTCTGACACTGAGCAAGACCTGATCCAAAAGGAAGAATTTATTTTGAAGCTTATGAGATCTCTTTCTGAGGAAGCTGAAAGCAGTGAAGACGAGCATTCTGGAAGACTAACTGAGACCATCAAAGGCTCTGAAAAAACAATAAACTATGCTGATAATTTAGCCAGCAACATCATTTCAATGGCAACTGAAATGGCTGCTTTCTGCTTAGATGACAAAGTCTTACCAGGAGAAAGTGACAAGAAATGTTCAATTTTGAGACTCTTAAATGAGAGATGGGGATATGCTACTTGCATGAAAAATATCTCTGAAGAAACTCTGAATTCACTATGGAATTATGCAGGTGACTTGGCTGGGGATGTCATCAGTGATGCTAAGAAAATGTTAAGCTCAAGGCATTGCAAACTGTTGAGGCTGAAAAAAGTTAACTGTCACATTGATTGTCTTTATCTTAGAAAAAATGGCAAAGAATGTAGGTCAAAAGAGAGGCTTAGTGCAGAAACAGATCAATGGCCCAGAGATGTAGACTTATCTGTGCTATCTTTATCTTCGAGTTCATCCACAGCAGGGCTGACATCTAAATACCCAAGCTGTGAGAGCGTGACAGATGAATATGCAGATCACGTTATACGAGTCTTGAAAAAAGAAGGTGCTAACAGTGATTTAATAATGGATCAATATGCTGGCAGGCTTGCCTACAGATCGATAAAGTCAGGCCTACAGCACGCTGCTAGGAAAATGAAACTGAACtacaataaaagaatatttccTATTAGACACTCCCAAGGAAACACCAAGTGTGAAACACTGAGGCTTCCCAACAAAAAGCAGAACCAGGAAATTGATCCCAAAAGGCAAATCAGAAGTGGCATTATCCATCACTGTGAAGATCCAGCCTATGAAAACAGTAACATGTCCAAAACAGAATGTGgagatttgttgcattttgcgGAGTCTCTTGCTCACACCATAACATGTGatgttaggaaaaaactaaaaatgtCAGCAGTTTGCCTGCCAAAATCCCTTACAGATTCTTGCCTTTATAGGAAATCAAATCTTACTGAAGTAGCTGGAAATATTGTTAAAACCACATTTTCTAAAACTCTTCTCCCTTTATCTGAAAGAAGCAAACTGTATCATAGCACGGGCAGTTTAAATGAATACAACTACAGTGATGGCCTTATTCAAACCATAGAACAGTATGCCCGAAAAGTAGTTGATGACACTTTAGAAATAAGTTTGGAAACTGTTGGTCTGCAGGCTGCCAACAGAAGGAAAAGTATAGACAGGTTTTTATATGCTGAGAGATTATCTCCACTCTCTGAGGTAGAATGCAGGTATTGTGGCATAAAGGAACAGCCGTATTCTGCTGGAGCTTTGAGCCCCTCCCTTCTAGGGCAAGAGCTGCCTGCTAGAATTAAGAAACCTTCCAAGTCCAAGCACAGCAGCCTCTCTCAAAAGTCAAGGATACTCCACCTTGATATGCCCAAAATTCACATTgatctggagcagagggcagtatTTGCTGAAAGGGTTGTGACTGCAGCAATTCAGAAAGCAGAGAGGGAACTGAGCAACATGAGCTTGGCTGCTGATAGTGGCATTGGACAAGATGGAATTAGCTTTGCTGAAAGTCTTACCACGGAAATAATGACCTCAGCTATGTCCATCAGCCAAGCTGTTAACATAAG CTCAGTAGGGAAAGATGGATTTCAACCAGCTGAGTCTGTTAGCCAGCAGATGAACTTAAGTGTTGGTGATGACAGCACTGGCAGCTGGTCTAATCTAAGCTTTGAAGATGAGCATCCAGACGAAAGCAGTAGCTTTCTTCATCTCAGTGACAG
- the AKAP11 gene encoding A-kinase anchor protein 11 isoform X3 produces the protein METYSKMKGSQMKPRISVKKENFTEDMLHSVKALLKSRKELCNVLAGEWLKEGDEENVIEITFLGFADETDASYVQELAAVSVELSDLAKSLHFCSLNDNEVIFLKDVKKPSQKADGPLLSHYFSGVICVMRTSPTLPKLKVDSVFSLLSKYSAGIRYTVDLHALEKQHSQTSHGEDDDTNQSVSSIEDDFVTAFEHLEEEELSANHDNTGSSCSISRNQRDAASQTILGHCLEDTGSKIIVSSLCRKSSAKPASPITNIMGIKKLSSSMKSSVTTLISDSWKQKSFYRPRNPSDQGSYMLHKTMFPSSPAESSESECSSPSPVIFLDEEGYQKSLKAKLELPNIPVIKDGIEDSDSELSEFFDSFDQFDELDQSLESTYKLIKEPILGKPPQKRKLAQEKLCSTTTTMNPQKFKFDRPTLPANVRKPTPRKAESPYSSICDALDSSCPVKSPSEDTGALFSPVRSSAFSPLGSCATDFLCQIDSSRDRVSQNGDISYNTFSDFANGVSFEILDSLFHSQSTSAQKHKGGISCCGQATSKNEVKAVKLKRKSFGKETDRKVKSKHKPLMIKNSIQKFAAELVETSFGSAFKDLQKGVSSCTSALCHLAAKLTSSVFQMAFYEIGRRRAFLLKQRAINSLASFLVGEAMTGALRELQYVKKQMFTNTVARFAADLAEELVFEGIMEVCQFSHPPTPTTAQYQSFDYEDKVVRSYAKDLSESVIQEAFIELSQVDVTFTTQAAISVSVDNIKYVSAENMMQSTQTSNTIPYFQDKAGLTPNLLQESEKNCTIQQALFFTTGIVSSVPVPPAGRVLCQPPTVFHAQKATERTCQTSDDSLKVYNNSMQKTDRKNEEEVSSVRNVYLNSEHRQIVANSQHLHSHGDVKPKNEDVGVSNSTESNKHTSLKNYSGTMLDIVVNEAYEIISSSKVSKTVEDYADCLTRKIVPTSPPHSQPLDEGTSKNQFADHLAKHIVKCSVAETKSMLTNVCQPVISVENLQPTTINWSTKQITGVIKKQESEKQNIIPSVMQQQQMYLKFSIFPVPSSQYSLSANDCAQEHKEVDMLYSNTRFDSDVKRLNAEGFTDAASSPVKCLYNPLQKDDNQNTRMVSIGQENWNPLVNNPSTLMFSYGDALQMDDKPSTSDTNSTLVPTAPPPTPLISYPISSEWNLKKLTKKLKGELAKEFAPATPPSTPHNPSIMGLSDTEQDLIQKEEFILKLMRSLSEEAESSEDEHSGRLTETIKGSEKTINYADNLASNIISMATEMAAFCLDDKVLPGESDKKCSILRLLNERWGYATCMKNISEETLNSLWNYAGDLAGDVISDAKKMLSSRHCKLLRLKKVNCHIDCLYLRKNGKECRSKERLSAETDQWPRDVDLSVLSLSSSSSTAGLTSKYPSCESVTDEYADHVIRVLKKEGANSDLIMDQYAGRLAYRSIKSGLQHAARKMKLNYNKRIFPIRHSQGNTKCETLRLPNKKQNQEIDPKRQIRSGIIHHCEDPAYENSNMSKTECGDLLHFAESLAHTITCDVRKKLKMSAVCLPKSLTDSCLYRKSNLTEVAGNIVKTTFSKTLLPLSERSKLYHSTGSLNEYNYSDGLIQTIEQYARKVVDDTLEISLETVGLQAANRRKSIDRFLYAERLSPLSEVECRYCGIKEQPYSAGALSPSLLGQELPARIKKPSKSKHSSLSQKSRILHLDMPKIHIDLEQRAVFAERVVTAAIQKAERELSNMSLAADSGIGQDGISFAESLTTEIMTSAMSISQAVNISSVGKDGFQPAESVSQQMNLSVGDDSTGSWSNLSFEDEHPDESSSFLHLSDSNGNSSSWSSLGLEGDMYEENISFPPSDSDGAEDKEEELNNTIEVFGGRFGISGGRCG, from the exons GAATTAGCAGCTGTTTCTGTGGAGCTCTCAGATCTTGCGAAATCACTCCACTTCTGCAGCCTAAATGATAATGAAGTAATTTTTCTGAAGGATGTCAAGAAGCCCTCGCAAAAAGCTGATGGACCTCTGCTTTCG CATTACTTTTCTGGCGTCATCTGTGTGATGAGAACATCGCCTACACTTCCAAAGCTCAAAGTAGATTCTGTATTTAGCCTTCTAAGCAAATACAGTGCAGGTATAAGGTACACAGTGGATCTTCACGCCTTAGAAAAACAGCACTCACAGACTTCCCACGGAGAGGATGATGACACAAACCAGTCAGTATCTTCTATTGAGGATGATTTTGTCACTGCCTTTGAACATTTAGAAGAAGAGGAGCTTTCAGCTAATCATGATAACACAg GTTCCAGCTGTAGCATATCAAGAAACCAGCGTGATGCTGCTTCACAGACTATCCTGGGACATTGTTTAGAAGATACTGGATCAAAGATCATTGTGAGCTCCTTGTGTCGGAAGTCTTCTGCCAAACCTGCTTCTCCTATAACAAACATCATGGGAATTAAGAAACTTTCCTCCTCTATGAAAAGTTCAGTCACAACCTTAATTTCTGACTCCTGGAAACAGAAGAGTTTCTACAGGCCTCGCAATCCTTCTGATCAAGGATCATATATGTTACACAAGACAATGTTCCCATCTTCTCCTGCTGAATCGTCTGAATCTGAATGTTCAAGCCCAAGTCCTGTCATTTTCCTAGATGAAGAGGGCTATCAAAAAAGCTTAAAGGCAAAACTTGAGCTACCTAATATTCCAGTCATAAAAGATGGTATTGAAGACTCTGATTCAGAGCTAAGTGAATTTTTTGATAGTTTTGACCAATTTGATGAACTAGATCAGTCTCTAGAAAGTACTTATAAGCTTATTAAGGAACCCATCCTGGGTAAACCACCTCAAAAAAGAAAGTTGGCACAAGAGAAGCTTTGTTCAACTACCACTACTATGAATCCTCAAAAGTTTAAGTTTGATCGTCCCACCCTACCAGCTAATGTAAGAAAACCGACTCCTCGTAAAGCAGAATCTCCATATAGCAGTATCTGTGATGCTCTAGACTCCTCTTGTCCAGTAAAATCACCTAGTGAAGATACTGGGGCTTTGTTCAGTCCTGTCAGATCCTCTGCTTTCAGTCCCTTGGGCAGTTGTGCAACTGATTTCCTCTGTCAAATAGATAGCAGTAGAGATAGAGTTAGTCAAAATGGTGATATTTCTTACAATACCTTTTCAGATTTTGCAAATGGTGTTTCGTTTGAAATACTGGATTCTCTTTTTCATTCACAGTCTACATCTGCACAGAAACATAAAGGGGGCATTTCCTGCTGTGGCCAGGCTACATCAAAAAATGAGGTGAAAGCAGTAAAACTCAAGCGCAAATCTTTTGGCAAAGAAACTGACAGGAAGGTTAAGTCTAAACACAAACCGCTGATGATTAAAAACAGCATACAGAAATTTGCTGCAGAGCTAGTTGAAACAAGTTTTGGCAGTGCATTTAAAGACTTACAAAAGGGAGTTTCCTCATGCACTAGTGCATTGTGTCACCTGGCTGCAAAGTTGACCTCATCTGTTTTTCAGATGGCTTTTTATGAGATTGGAAGAAGGCGAGCGTTCTTACTGAAGCAACGTGCCATTAATAGCTTGGCCAGTTTTTTGGTAGGTGAAGCTATGACTGGTGCACTTAGAGAGCTGCAGTATGTAAAGAAGCAGATGTTTACTAACACAGTTGCACGCTTCGCTGCAGACCTTGCGGAGGAGCTTGTTTTTGAAGGGATTATGGAAGTGTGCCAGTTTTCTCATCCACCAACCCCCACCACTGCTCAGTATCAGTCCTTTGACTACGAAGACAAAGTAGTGCGATCATATGCTAAAGATTTGTCTGAATCTGTTATTCAGGAAGCATTTATTGAATTGTCTCAAGTTGATGTAACATTTACAACACAAGCAGCAATTagtgtttctgtggataacataaAGTACGTAAGTGCAGAAAATATGATGCAGTCAACACAGACTTCCAACACCATCCCTTACTTTCAAGACAAAGCGGGGTTAACACCAAATCTGCTACAGGAATCAGAAAAAAATTGCACCATACAGCAAGCTTTGTTCTTTACTACTGGTATCGTAAGCTCTGTTCCAGTGCCTCCAGCAGGAAGGGTACTTTGCCAGCCGCCAACCGTATTTCATGCACAGAAAGCAACAGAAAGGACTTGCCAAACATCAGATGACAGCCTCAAAGTATATAACAATTCCATGCAAAAGACAGATCGAAAAAATGAGGAGGAAGTATCTTCTGTAAGAAATGTCTATCTGAATTCTGAACACAGGCAGATTGTTGCAAATAGTCAACATTTGCACAGCCACGGTGATGTTAAACCAAAAAATGAGGACGTTGGTGTGAGTAATAGTACAGAATCAAACAAACATACAAGCCTCAAAAATTACTCTGGGACAATGCTAGATATTGTTGTAAATGAAGCTTATGAAATAATAAGTTCATCCAAGGTGTCAAAAACAGTAGAAGACTATGCAGATTGTTTGACTAGAAAAATAGTACCTACATCACCACCTCATTCTCAGCCTTTAGATGAGGGAACATCTAAAAATCAGTTTGCTGATCATTTGGCCAAACATATTGTAAAATGTTCAGTTGCTGAAACCAAATCCATGTTAACCAATGTATGTCAGCCTGTAATATCTGTTGAAAATTTACAACCAACTACAATCAACTGGAGTACAAAACAAATTACTGGTGTAATTAAGAAACAAGAATCAGAAAAACAGAATATTATTCCTTCAGTCATGCAGCAGCAACAAATGTACCTCAAGTTTTCCATCTTTCCAGTGCCTTCTTCCCAGTATTCACTATCAGCAAATGATTGTGCCCAGGAACATAAGGAAGTAGACATGCTTTATTCAAATACTCGTTTTGATTCAGATGTTAAGAGGTTAAATGCAGAAGGATTTACTGATGCAGCAAGCTCTCCAGTAAAATGTTTATATAACCCATTGCAAAAGGATGATAACCAAAATACCCGTATGGTTTCAATTGGCCAAGAAAACTGGAATCCACTTGTGAATAACCCTTCCACTCTCATGTTTAGCTATGGAGACGCTTTGCAAATGGATGATAAACCAAGCACCAGTGACACAAATTCCACTCTGGTACCTACTGCACCTCCACCCACTCCTTTAATATCATATCCAATCAGCTCTGAATGGAATTTGAAGAAGTTAACTAAAAAACTCAAGGGAGAGTTAGCAAAGGAATTTGCTCCTGCCACCCCACCTTCCACACCTCACAATCCATCTATTATGGGCTTGTCTGACACTGAGCAAGACCTGATCCAAAAGGAAGAATTTATTTTGAAGCTTATGAGATCTCTTTCTGAGGAAGCTGAAAGCAGTGAAGACGAGCATTCTGGAAGACTAACTGAGACCATCAAAGGCTCTGAAAAAACAATAAACTATGCTGATAATTTAGCCAGCAACATCATTTCAATGGCAACTGAAATGGCTGCTTTCTGCTTAGATGACAAAGTCTTACCAGGAGAAAGTGACAAGAAATGTTCAATTTTGAGACTCTTAAATGAGAGATGGGGATATGCTACTTGCATGAAAAATATCTCTGAAGAAACTCTGAATTCACTATGGAATTATGCAGGTGACTTGGCTGGGGATGTCATCAGTGATGCTAAGAAAATGTTAAGCTCAAGGCATTGCAAACTGTTGAGGCTGAAAAAAGTTAACTGTCACATTGATTGTCTTTATCTTAGAAAAAATGGCAAAGAATGTAGGTCAAAAGAGAGGCTTAGTGCAGAAACAGATCAATGGCCCAGAGATGTAGACTTATCTGTGCTATCTTTATCTTCGAGTTCATCCACAGCAGGGCTGACATCTAAATACCCAAGCTGTGAGAGCGTGACAGATGAATATGCAGATCACGTTATACGAGTCTTGAAAAAAGAAGGTGCTAACAGTGATTTAATAATGGATCAATATGCTGGCAGGCTTGCCTACAGATCGATAAAGTCAGGCCTACAGCACGCTGCTAGGAAAATGAAACTGAACtacaataaaagaatatttccTATTAGACACTCCCAAGGAAACACCAAGTGTGAAACACTGAGGCTTCCCAACAAAAAGCAGAACCAGGAAATTGATCCCAAAAGGCAAATCAGAAGTGGCATTATCCATCACTGTGAAGATCCAGCCTATGAAAACAGTAACATGTCCAAAACAGAATGTGgagatttgttgcattttgcgGAGTCTCTTGCTCACACCATAACATGTGatgttaggaaaaaactaaaaatgtCAGCAGTTTGCCTGCCAAAATCCCTTACAGATTCTTGCCTTTATAGGAAATCAAATCTTACTGAAGTAGCTGGAAATATTGTTAAAACCACATTTTCTAAAACTCTTCTCCCTTTATCTGAAAGAAGCAAACTGTATCATAGCACGGGCAGTTTAAATGAATACAACTACAGTGATGGCCTTATTCAAACCATAGAACAGTATGCCCGAAAAGTAGTTGATGACACTTTAGAAATAAGTTTGGAAACTGTTGGTCTGCAGGCTGCCAACAGAAGGAAAAGTATAGACAGGTTTTTATATGCTGAGAGATTATCTCCACTCTCTGAGGTAGAATGCAGGTATTGTGGCATAAAGGAACAGCCGTATTCTGCTGGAGCTTTGAGCCCCTCCCTTCTAGGGCAAGAGCTGCCTGCTAGAATTAAGAAACCTTCCAAGTCCAAGCACAGCAGCCTCTCTCAAAAGTCAAGGATACTCCACCTTGATATGCCCAAAATTCACATTgatctggagcagagggcagtatTTGCTGAAAGGGTTGTGACTGCAGCAATTCAGAAAGCAGAGAGGGAACTGAGCAACATGAGCTTGGCTGCTGATAGTGGCATTGGACAAGATGGAATTAGCTTTGCTGAAAGTCTTACCACGGAAATAATGACCTCAGCTATGTCCATCAGCCAAGCTGTTAACATAAG CTCAGTAGGGAAAGATGGATTTCAACCAGCTGAGTCTGTTAGCCAGCAGATGAACTTAAGTGTTGGTGATGACAGCACTGGCAGCTGGTCTAATCTAAGCTTTGAAGATGAGCATCCAGACGAAAGCAGTAGCTTTCTTCATCTCAGTGACAG